Genomic window (Psilocybe cubensis strain MGC-MH-2018 chromosome 1, whole genome shotgun sequence):
AAGTATACCTGACCGAATGCCATAATcaccctcttctccttttcgttttcatcttctccatCATCTGAATTGCTGTCATTTGCAATCGATGGCTCATCTCTGCAAAATGCTTTGATGTATGCGAGCAGAGCTTGACCTCCGTTGCACAGAACGTCATCGTCTAAGATACGAATCAGGGTTGGGAGGATATTTGTAGGAGCAAGTAGTCGCAGTCCGTTTAAAACCCCAAGAAGAGAATTGGTGTGTTCAGCGAGCGGTGGATACGATGCCAGCATCTGGGGTGGAATATGAGGGGGACTTTGAGAAAAGGTGGTGGTAAGGGCCGTGGCCGGTGTAACAGGGACCGGTGGTAACTCTGCAGTATCAGATATGATTAACCACTTCGAGGGTGTTTCCCACTTCGCCTTTAGTAATACGCCATTGGATCTTTGGGTATCTATTCGACTTGTGGCTGAGGGTACCTTAAAACGTGCAACGAAAGTATCGCTTGCAGATTTCATTTCATGACTGATGACTTCAGTCACTGCGTCAGAAAAAAGGCAGGAGAGGATGCTTCGAAAGTCTAGCCCTACCCGCGCGAAAGCAGTGGAGCAGTAAGACAGCTGAGTAAGAAAGGATGGTAACAAAGAGAGAGATAAAAGAGGGAGACTGGGGGATAGCAACGGCAACAGGTGCGTCGTAAGCGCACGAGAAGCGTAAGTCGTGATTAGAGAATGTAGTCGTATCCAATTATGACTGGCGTCGGTTGTCTGAACAGAATCCGATGTAGTTTTCGCGGAGGCGGGTTTCGTAGGTGATTGTGGTACTGAAGTGGTAGATGACTTTTCCAGGAAAATGGTCGAATACTGAGTGATGACATCATATACACCCTCTCTCCAGAGATCAATGTATTTCTTAAGATACCTTGCAAGGTCTTCCTTTTCTCGGTCGTCCAATTGTCCATGGTTCGTCATACGCAAAACATCACTCCCGCAAGGCTCCAAAGTCGATTTTAAACAGGATTCTCGACCTACAAGGAAGGCTAGAGCGATCTGTTCCTCGCTGCTGAGATCCTCTCCAAAAAAATCACTGAATTTGTCGCGGTCTGACTGGGCAGAAACTGTCTTCAAGACTGCGGAGGTAAACGGGGAGGATGGGccaaatacatccatttttcGCAAGAAATTTACCGCTTTCCAGAGAGCCGGAAGCTTACGATTTGGTTCGTATAATGTTGTCAATAATGTTAGCAACATCTGCATGATGGAGTGGTGGACCTCCGAAAGAACAGAAGATAGTATGAGAGTAGGAGGTTTGTTTGATAGCGCTGCATTCGCCGCTAACGACTTGGCGTGTGATACAAGAGAGAGCGCCTCTGAAAAATAACCATTCCGCACGCATGTATCGATGAGAATTGGAATCTCCAATAGGTCCCGTATCTTTTCGTGCTGTTCCAACACAATGCGAGCCTTGCTCCGCTCCTTCAATATTGTGTCTGTTCGTTCTTTCCATCCTGCTGCACATTCTTCCAAGGCCGGTAGGCTTGAGGTCAAAAGGGAGTCGAGAGACGACGAAAGGGTTGTGAGAGATGCAGTTAATGCGTTGGTGGTTTGGTGTAATGACAAGAATGTGGGGTAAGAGGTATGCGTAAGAGACGTTAAACTTGATGTAAGATGATGTGACTGTGTTTGAAGAATAGCAGGTTCCGCCAGCAAGTCTTGTAAAGAAAATGTTGTCAAGTTGGAAAGGTATGCTTGAGACCTCTCTTTTGTCAATTCTTCGAGTGGTAATTTTGATGACGATGCGATAACGTCGGTGAGAAAAGACACGTCGACTAAACGAGACGTGCTGGACACTGGTGTAGTCGATTCCTGGCTCATAGTCGATGGGATATGAATATTCTACTAGATTCTATTATGGTTGGAACGCGTGGTGGTAGCTTCGAATGGTGGATAGGTCGTTAGCAACATTTGGAGGGTCAGAGATAACTCAGAGAAGACACCCACCTCCTTATTCCTTATCCTAGTATAGGTCAAGATTGTGTGGGTTGTCGGGAATCATGACTGTGATCGCGGTGGGCACTATTATGTAACTACCCCTCTCTTTCCTCCAGACATCCATTGCGTTTCTCAAACAGAGCCTCAAATGATGTGCCTTGCGACTTAACTTTGTACTCCCTTTATAAATGGCACGCATATCTCCCCACCCTATGTGCCCAAGGTTTGCCCAGAATCTTGTTCAATGTTTACTACCTCACCGGGCCGCTGGGAAGGGTCACGGCTGCTGGCTTTTAttcgcatcctttttggTTTGAAGTGAAACTGTGCCGCGATCGCATCTCCTCCTTTCGCTGGCATGTCTCATCACTATCCTTTATATTGGTCTAGTTGTGACTTTCTATTCGTCGACTTGACTCTACCCACCCTCCTGTTTTTCCTTGGGCGGCAATCATGTCTGCTGAAACGTGGAGAACGACATTGGCGGCGCTTCGTCTGAAATACAAGATGCCTACGACCATCAGTTACCGACGTCTGCTCCTCATTCGTATAGCAGCGGTCTTCTCATTTACGGCGTATGCTTGTTCTCAAGCCTATGCTTTGCATCTTCCTGGACCGGAACCACCAAAGCCATATTCCCCGAATGACTCGTTCATCATCACCTTCTTCGTGCTGTCTGCGATTATAAATATTCACTGGCTTCTCCAATTGTTTTTTGAGTGGGACATTTCTGGAACTACGCTTCCTTTGACATTTGGATGGAGCGAAGAGCCTTGCTGTATATCGGCGGACGATGAACTCTTAACATCGCCTAATCTCTCTGAAGAATTCGATCGTGACGCCCGTGTTTTTACCGCAAATCTCAGTTCCGCTCAAGTCAGGTGCATCCCTTTCAGTATAGCAGGCAATGTTTTCATGGGTGTGGACTTTCAATCTGTCTTCTACTTTTGAATTCACACTGACCTACAACTTACAGCTGCTTGGGGATATGCCTGGTCAAATGAATACTACACAGTATCACAGATCATGCTCACTGCCAACCTCGCTACCAATCTTTATGCTGTTTTCATGCTTCTACATGTCGAAAACGATGATCGCATTACTCCTGCCAACTATATTACCCACTTTGTCATGAAAACGAATACTGGGCTTGCGGTGCTTTACATGTGGAAAAACTGGGGTGTTATTGATGTTGGTGCATTTTCTCCGATACAACACAAGCGGCTGATCGCAGCATTAGCCATCAACAACACCTTCTATGGCTGAAATGATCAATAGCTGTGTCATATTTCTTTTAATGGTGTGTTCCCCCATCCTTTTTTGTAGCCATATTTCTTTGATGCTCACTGACTTGTAGACAGTGGGGTCGGGTCCAGATCCGACTTTGGGCATCTGCCTGCTCTATGATCTAACAGCACTCATTTCTGGCGACACCACAAGCGAACTGTGGTATTATTCGTTCCATTGGACATCAATAGCTGTCAGCATGTGTCTCCTAATCGAACTCAAGTTATCACGGAGCAACAACTTTTCCTGGTTAAAAGGATTCGACCAGCCAGTGGGCCTCTGGTTTCATCGAGACCGACCTGGGCGAATTTACCTCGAAAAAGATCTTGAGAAACGCGGCAACGTGACCTTCGTTCGTTCCTAAAATATCAACTACACTATATCATGCAGAATTGCAGTCATACATATGTATTTCCATTTTTTGCTATAAAACTCTCGGCCCTCTAAGAAGTTGAACGACCTTTTAAATGGCTTTACATAAGCCGAAATGAAGGCTGTCACCAGTCTTCGGTTAATCTTGCAGACACGATAATACATGGCCTATGAAAATGTCCCATGCAATGTTTTCCAGCACACCGGGGTATTTGTAAGTGAACTGATTGTACTCCTGTCTCAGTTTAACGGCACTTTCATGGAGCAACTCTGCATCGCGGAGGCGGAAGTCGCTGAATGAAATCTGGGCATGAGGGACATATATGTCGATGAGGGATAATGGATTACGGTAAGTTTTCAACGCAATGTTTGGGAGAGAGGATATTGCAGTGAATATTTGCCTTAAACACTTGTTATTTGCGCGCATAACAATTAAAAGGTAGCATACTAAGCTCACCATAGCACTGAATGGTCCACATCGACTGTAGACTTCCTTAACTTCAGCAATCTGCATTGACCAATAATCATCGCAAAGGTACCCCTGTCATCTACCCAACTTCTCCGGAACTCTGCGTTGAGTTGGCCAAAGGTATACATGCGGCCGTAAGGAGTAACAATGTTCCACTGTGACGTTGAACAGCGAGCTCGGAGCTCATTGTTAACCTCACCTTCAAAAAGACCTTGTTCATCGATGGTTCCATCGCCATCTTCATCCACATCAAGTGATTTGGAGATTGTTCCAAAATACAATTTAGTAGCAATGGCGTGAAGAAGGACAGTTTCTCCATTCAGTATCGTAGAAATGAGGTTGCTGCGTACAGAGTTAATCCACCACGGCGCGTCTTTCGAACTCCATACATCAGCGGTGAAGCCGTCCAAGGTAGTGTCGATCCATGGTCCCCCGGAAAAGCCAAAGTGGGTCGGAAATatccaaagtttgacctgaAGGCAGTCAAGGGAAACATGACATGCGCTATCTTGATATTCGTAGTTCTCTCCAACAATAACGGCCCAGTACGGAGCTTGTGGACAAGGGAGGTGAAGCCTTATAAATATCTTCTCCATCGAGATTGTGCACGCTTTGGTTTCATAGTGCAAACCATGTACACCGAACCAACTTAAGCGACGAATTTTGATTGTTCGATCATAGCAACGCGCAACAAGTAGAACAATAGTAATGCAGAGGGCGAGGAGAGAGCCAAACATGAATATGGACGACATCTAGCAAGTTACAAGTCTCAAAAGGTTATATATAGGATGACATCATAACCTCAAACTGGTCTTTGCAGCTTGCAGCCAATCGTTCATTTGAGAGCTGCTATTCTGCTGCCATGGTCCGTTGTCCCATAACCTTCATCCATTCCGAAACCTATAAGGCAACGCCGACCTAGGATGGATGATTAGACAATGGTTAAAAGGCAGAAATGAACGTTATTATACCTGGGGACTAGGACTCCTTGCTGTTCTAGCTGATTCCTGCCCAGATAAGTACAGTGTATCTGACCTTAAGAAACTGGTTCTGTGCGAATCCGAGGAATTCAAAATCGTGTTCGAGTTTTGAGGAGGTTGATACAATGGTGTTTTCGTCTGGATGATTTCATTCGAAGTCAATGTCTGGGGTTCGTCAATAGAGGCCATCTTGGAATAACGATAGGCAGCAACATTGTCAAAATCGCTGTAAAGTTGTTTTTCCATGGAAGAAGTTTTCCGGGCGACGCTTGGATGGCGAGACATGTAGGGAGTGGAATTATCCTTGGACAGATAGTTATAACTAGAATTCGGCATGCTTCGAACCTGGCCTTCGACGTCTAAGAAGTAAGGAGTCGTCGTAGCTTTCCAGCCGCCAGGAACGTAAACAGGTGGTGCTACGTTTCTGTCAGCATGGTAGCGAAGTAATTCCTTTTTGAGCTTCCGGTGTTTGCGTCGATAATAGAGTAGACCGAAGAGAATGAAAGCAATCAAAAGAATCGTGAAAATAACTGCGATACATATTCCAATCACTGCAGGACCGGAAAGGTGGCTGTAAAAAGAAGCGTTATTGAGGCACACAGGGTCAGAGAGTCAGCTATGTTTACCTCGAAGGCTTCTGTGTATTC
Coding sequences:
- a CDS encoding Conserved oligomeric Golgi complex subunit 8, which gives rise to MSQESTTPVSSTSRLVDVSFLTDVIASSSKLPLEELTKERSQAYLSNLTTFSLQDLLAEPAILQTQSHHLTSSLTSLTHTSYPTFLSLHQTTNALTASLTTLSSSLDSLLTSSLPALEECAAGWKERTDTILKERSKARIVLEQHEKIRDLLEIPILIDTCVRNGYFSEALSLVSHAKSLAANAALSNKPPTLILSSVLSEVHHSIMQMLLTLLTTLYEPNRKLPALWKAVNFLRKMDVFGPSSPFTSAVLKTVSAQSDRDKFSDFFGEDLSSEEQIALAFLVGRESCLKSTLEPCGSDVLRMTNHGQLDDREKEDLARYLKKYIDLWREGVYDVITQYSTIFLEKSSTTSVPQSPTKPASAKTTSDSVQTTDASHNWIRLHSLITTYASRALTTHLLPLLSPSLPLLSLSLLPSFLTQLSYCSTAFARVGLDFRSILSCLFSDAVTEVISHEMKSASDTFVARFKVPSATSRIDTQRSNGVLLKAKWETPSKWLIISDTAELPPVPVTPATALTTTFSQSPPHIPPQMLASYPPLAEHTNSLLGVLNGLRLLAPTNILPTLIRILDDDVLCNGGQALLAYIKAFCRDEPSIANDSNSDDGEDENEKEKRVIMAFGQVYFGVLIPFVRRALVEGVYGVKLDSSFEGGGESLPNVVMDWEDFVLEENEEDSGDES